One window of Natrinema sp. SYSU A 869 genomic DNA carries:
- a CDS encoding cupin domain-containing protein, translated as MTENTSTLTDVNPLDIVKGADETDGEFVRVEYTAHPSLDVSDAETVLPHARWAADIQDEHVNPQIKETFKVLSGELKVVAGEQEQLLTEGDEITISGRYPHRHWNPSEKPARIRYEARPALHMDEALETAFVLAQAGKADGHGNPDLLPIAVFQDAYPDHFYSTDLLIFVQKILFKILAPIGRLAGYRATYSREDIADLR; from the coding sequence ATGACAGAGAACACATCGACCTTGACAGACGTCAACCCCCTCGATATCGTGAAAGGAGCTGACGAGACGGATGGCGAGTTCGTACGCGTTGAGTATACAGCGCATCCGTCTCTGGATGTATCAGACGCCGAAACCGTTCTCCCTCACGCTCGGTGGGCCGCTGATATTCAAGACGAGCACGTGAATCCCCAGATAAAGGAGACCTTCAAGGTACTTTCGGGCGAACTGAAAGTCGTTGCTGGGGAGCAGGAGCAACTGCTGACAGAAGGTGACGAGATCACGATTTCCGGCCGCTATCCTCACCGCCACTGGAACCCAAGCGAGAAGCCTGCACGCATCCGCTACGAGGCACGGCCTGCTCTCCATATGGATGAGGCACTCGAAACTGCGTTTGTGCTTGCCCAGGCTGGCAAGGCAGATGGACACGGAAATCCAGACCTCCTGCCGATTGCGGTGTTCCAAGATGCCTATCCCGACCACTTTTACTCGACCGACCTCCTGATTTTCGTCCAAAAAATACTGTTCAAAATCCTCGCACCCATCGGTCGGTTGGCTGGCTACCGTGCGACGTATTCACGCGAGGATATCGCTGATCTCCGATAA
- a CDS encoding PadR family transcriptional regulator, whose translation MHDLTGFQRDLLYVIAGADQPSGQSVKDEVEKYYNSEINHGRLYPNLDTLVNKELVEKGQLDRRTNYYAITDAGEQQIQERREWENQYVEL comes from the coding sequence ATGCACGACCTGACCGGCTTCCAGCGCGACCTCCTGTACGTCATCGCAGGTGCCGACCAGCCGTCCGGCCAAAGCGTCAAGGATGAAGTTGAGAAATATTATAACTCAGAGATCAATCACGGCCGATTGTACCCCAATCTCGACACCCTCGTCAACAAAGAGCTGGTAGAGAAAGGCCAGCTCGATCGCCGGACAAATTACTATGCCATCACCGACGCCGGCGAACAACAGATTCAGGAGCGACGAGAGTGGGAGAACCAGTACGTTGAACTCTAA
- a CDS encoding ester cyclase, giving the protein MATTSVEENERLVREHFDRVWNQGEFDTDFLADEYRVQTRLGTHEDHTLGEFQDLVASARAAVPDLHKEIDETIATDEKVVVRYTMTGTQEGELKGIPPTGEEVEVAGVAIYRLEDGLIAEEWIIANFLRAFKQLGVLE; this is encoded by the coding sequence ATGGCTACAACATCAGTCGAGGAAAACGAGCGTCTCGTCCGAGAACATTTTGACCGCGTCTGGAATCAGGGGGAGTTCGATACAGACTTCCTCGCAGATGAGTATCGCGTGCAGACGAGACTTGGGACTCACGAAGACCACACACTCGGGGAGTTCCAAGACCTCGTGGCGTCAGCGCGTGCCGCCGTTCCTGACCTACATAAGGAGATCGATGAGACGATCGCAACCGACGAGAAGGTGGTTGTCCGGTATACGATGACTGGTACCCAAGAAGGCGAATTGAAAGGGATTCCGCCAACGGGTGAGGAAGTCGAAGTTGCTGGTGTCGCCATCTACCGACTCGAGGATGGACTCATCGCCGAGGAGTGGATCATCGCCAACTTCTTGCGTGCGTTCAAACAGCTCGGCGTCCTTGAGTAA
- a CDS encoding transcriptional regulator → MESALDAIQFFADSANSVRVFEALTAGPMRSRDLAEQTGASRSTVARVLDKGESRGWITSEGSQYELTEVGEIMIAEFRVYLQTLEGIQHLSDAIEWLPEPVHSIDYRHFRTTEIITPKTPAPAEPYDHVAEKIRATDEVRSLVEVTLPRYVRLIYEEVNERQLESELVIDADWIKTLSAGSEQLPLLQARAERGSIWTYEGEIPLNMHLFDDSVAIWLGEELEGERVVRGLLVAEASAVISWAEELYEDYQAEGELLDPETLPAE, encoded by the coding sequence ATGGAATCGGCACTGGACGCGATCCAGTTCTTCGCCGATTCAGCGAACAGCGTGCGCGTGTTCGAGGCACTCACCGCCGGGCCGATGAGGAGCCGCGACCTCGCAGAGCAAACCGGCGCCTCACGGTCAACCGTCGCACGAGTCCTAGACAAGGGTGAATCACGAGGGTGGATCACCTCCGAGGGGAGCCAGTACGAACTTACAGAGGTAGGTGAGATCATGATCGCTGAGTTTCGTGTCTATCTGCAGACTCTCGAGGGAATCCAGCATCTCAGTGACGCTATTGAGTGGCTTCCAGAACCTGTTCACTCAATTGATTACCGCCATTTCCGTACCACAGAGATCATAACGCCGAAGACACCGGCCCCAGCCGAGCCGTACGATCACGTGGCAGAGAAGATTCGCGCTACAGATGAGGTCCGCTCACTTGTTGAGGTCACGCTGCCTCGATATGTGAGGCTTATCTATGAGGAGGTTAACGAGCGGCAGTTGGAGTCTGAACTCGTGATCGACGCGGACTGGATCAAGACTCTCTCTGCGGGGTCAGAGCAGTTGCCGCTGTTGCAGGCCCGTGCAGAGCGGGGTAGCATCTGGACCTATGAGGGGGAGATTCCACTGAATATGCACCTCTTTGATGACTCAGTGGCAATTTGGTTAGGTGAAGAACTTGAGGGCGAACGGGTTGTTCGGGGATTATTGGTCGCTGAGGCCTCAGCCGTTATATCGTGGGCGGAAGAGCTGTATGAAGACTATCAAGCCGAAGGGGAGCTGCTTGACCCAGAGACGTTACCTGCGGAGTGA
- a CDS encoding IS5 family transposase, which produces MKRDGFVVHTKTSRFTEKVVSLAQKAVVGTPAPVYRPGEEGYADWVILAVQGLKEYLGHPYRKLMDVLREMPRVTKSLGLTPETVPHFSTVCTRKQAIPMKRWRAILDRSVELYDLGDVQAVDATGVDRVQASQHYAKRTDYTFEAVKTTLLIDCETSAILDIHCSMKQPHDTQVGWKVLVRNLDDLATVAADKGYDWEELRTRLRAESITPLIPQRDPGMRGWARNLLIKDRAYHQRSNAESVFFGLRRRYGDTLWSRTWFGQFRELVMKSAVRNIERAIENSHP; this is translated from the coding sequence GTGAAGCGGGACGGGTTCGTTGTGCACACGAAGACCTCCCGCTTCACAGAGAAGGTTGTATCGCTCGCCCAAAAAGCCGTCGTTGGCACGCCAGCTCCGGTCTACCGTCCGGGAGAAGAAGGCTACGCTGACTGGGTGATTCTCGCCGTTCAGGGATTGAAAGAGTATCTCGGCCATCCGTACCGGAAGCTGATGGACGTCCTCCGCGAGATGCCGAGAGTGACGAAATCACTCGGATTGACGCCTGAAACGGTCCCACACTTCTCGACCGTGTGTACGCGAAAGCAGGCGATTCCGATGAAGCGGTGGCGAGCGATCCTCGATCGGTCCGTCGAACTGTATGATCTCGGTGATGTGCAGGCGGTCGACGCAACCGGTGTCGATCGCGTCCAGGCCAGCCAGCACTACGCAAAACGGACGGACTACACGTTCGAAGCGGTGAAGACGACGCTGCTCATTGATTGTGAAACCAGTGCGATTCTCGATATACATTGTTCGATGAAACAGCCGCACGATACGCAAGTCGGCTGGAAGGTGTTAGTGCGGAATCTCGACGATTTGGCGACTGTCGCTGCCGATAAGGGCTACGACTGGGAGGAGCTTCGCACGAGGTTGCGTGCGGAAAGTATCACGCCACTGATTCCGCAGCGAGATCCTGGGATGCGGGGGTGGGCGAGAAATCTGCTCATCAAGGATCGGGCGTACCACCAGCGCTCGAACGCTGAATCGGTGTTTTTCGGGCTCCGACGCAGATACGGCGATACGCTCTGGTCAAGAACCTGGTTCGGTCAATTCCGTGAACTTGTCATGAAATCCGCGGTCCGCAACATCGAACGCGCCATAGAGAACTCACACCCGTGA
- a CDS encoding cupin gives MVDNSLVIREGDLVPDGGSASPEFVTPDDLQSAAETPGVDRKMAFKTEKNVMVQSRVAGNTATDWHHHGDRHVYIYLVEGSVVLEYGPDGDQRLEGTAPLFAQIPPGIVHRDINPADTEQVSIINFVGSGPLVVNVDGPTASE, from the coding sequence ATGGTCGATAATTCGCTAGTGATCAGAGAGGGGGACCTTGTCCCTGATGGGGGGTCGGCGAGTCCCGAGTTCGTCACGCCGGACGATCTCCAATCTGCTGCCGAGACGCCGGGTGTTGACAGAAAAATGGCCTTCAAGACCGAGAAGAACGTGATGGTGCAATCGCGCGTCGCCGGAAACACAGCAACCGACTGGCACCACCATGGAGACCGTCACGTCTACATCTATCTGGTCGAAGGGAGCGTGGTTCTTGAGTACGGTCCCGACGGTGACCAGCGACTCGAAGGGACCGCTCCTCTATTCGCGCAGATTCCGCCTGGGATCGTCCACCGTGATATCAATCCCGCCGACACAGAGCAAGTGAGTATCATCAACTTTGTCGGCTCGGGCCCGCTCGTAGTGAATGTCGATGGTCCGACGGCTTCCGAGTGA
- a CDS encoding helix-turn-helix transcriptional regulator codes for MYDLTGFQRDLLYVTAGLDEPHGLALKEELEDYYEKEIHHGRLYPNLDELVDKGLLEKEQADRRTNMYSVTRRGTREIEARRDWEDQYVSDIL; via the coding sequence ATGTACGATTTAACCGGTTTCCAGCGCGACCTCCTGTACGTGACTGCAGGACTGGATGAACCGCACGGCCTCGCGCTCAAGGAAGAACTTGAGGACTACTACGAGAAGGAGATACACCACGGCCGACTCTACCCGAATCTGGACGAACTCGTTGATAAAGGACTTCTCGAAAAGGAGCAGGCCGATCGTCGAACGAACATGTACTCGGTGACGCGACGAGGCACACGGGAAATCGAAGCTCGACGCGACTGGGAAGACCAGTACGTTTCTGATATCCTTTGA
- a CDS encoding HalOD1 output domain-containing protein, whose product MGKMSTQVDNDDSQAELTLSTTAEWKKDTENTPVYAVVSAVSEASDLDMLELPPLYEAINPDALNELFTSRSEPAVGEVSFEYAGYDVVVRGTGVVEVRTSVDA is encoded by the coding sequence ATGGGAAAGATGAGCACACAGGTTGATAATGACGACTCTCAAGCTGAACTGACTCTATCCACTACTGCCGAATGGAAGAAGGATACCGAGAATACACCTGTCTATGCGGTTGTTTCGGCGGTGTCAGAAGCGTCTGATCTGGACATGCTTGAATTGCCGCCACTCTATGAGGCAATCAATCCGGACGCGTTGAACGAGTTGTTCACCTCCCGATCTGAGCCTGCTGTTGGCGAAGTTTCCTTCGAGTATGCGGGGTACGATGTTGTTGTGCGCGGAACTGGTGTGGTCGAGGTCCGGACATCGGTTGACGCCTAA